One Mus musculus strain C57BL/6J chromosome Y, GRCm38.p6 C57BL/6J DNA segment encodes these proteins:
- the Gm21677 gene encoding predicted gene, 21677 — translation MAETNQPGKIFIGGLNIKTRQKTLQEIFGRFGPVARVILMRDRETKKSRGFAFLTFRRLADAKNAVKEMNGVILDGKRIKVKQARRPSSLESGSKKRPPSFSRTRGASRILKCGRGGRSRARSGPSCEGNLGGDRYTPNFNVSSSGRHFAVKRNPSSKRDDPPSKRSATSAQTRSNTGLRGREPHRREISRNMPRGEPASSRRDEYPLPRDYGQSSNDRKYESTSRGYCDYGNYHSREESASKVFSDHAGYLGGRDRDFSEYLSGNSYRDTYRSYGRFHEAPSARGGNNRYDDYSNSQDGYGGRGEPYISNRSNIYSSDYERSGRQEVLPPPIDREYFDREGRQERGHSPKDGLYSASRESYSSNTKIWGIPWRSWRKQI, via the exons ATGGCAGAAACTAATCAGCCTGGGAAAATTTTTATAGGAGGCCTCAACATAAAGACCAGACAAAAGACTCTTCAAGAAATATTTGGGAGATTTGGACCAGTAGCACGTg TTATTTTGATGAGAGATCGTGAAACTAAGAAGTCTAGAGGCTTTGCTTTCCTTACTTTCCGACGCCTTGCAGATGCTAAGAATGCTGTCAAAGAAATGAATGGAGTG ATTTTGGATGGAAAAAGAATTAAAGTAAAACAAGCCAGGAGACCATCGTCACTTGAAAGTGGTAGCAAGAAGAGACCACCATCCTTTTCAAGAACCAGAGGTGCTTCAAGAATTCTGaaatgtggaagaggaggaagaagcagagcaAGAAGTGGTCCTTCATGTGAAGGGAACTTGG GTGGTGATAGATATACTCCTAATTTCAATGTGAGTTCTTCTGGGAGACACTTTGCAGTTAAAAGAAATCCATCTTCAAAAAGGGATGATCCCCCTTCTAAAAGATCTGCAACTTCTGCTCAGACAAGAAGCAATACTGGACTAAGAGGACGAG AACCACATCGAAGAGAGATTTCTAGAAATATGCCAAGAGGAGAGCCGGCGTCTTCCAGAAGAGATGAGTATCCATTACCAAGGGATTATGGCCAGTCTTCTAATGAtag GAAATATGAATCAACATCCAGAGGATACTGTGACTATGGCAATTACCACTCTCGGGAAGAAAGTGCATCTAAAGTCTTCAG TGATCATGCTGGCTATCTTGGAGGACGTGATAGAGATTTCTCTGAATATTTAAGTGGAAATTCatacagagatacatacagaAGTTATG GAAGATTCCATGAGGCACCATCTGCAAGAGGTGGAAACAACCGCTATGATGACTATAGTAACTCACAAGATGGATATGGTGGAAGAGGAGAACCATACATAAGCAACCGAAGTAACATATACTCAAGTGACTATGAACGTAGTGGTAGACAAGAAGTGCTTCCACCACCTATTGATAGGGAATACTTTGACCGTGAGGGCAGACAGGAAAGAGGGCATTCACCTAAGGATGGGCTGTATAGTGCATCTCGTGAATCATACAGTAGTAATACCAAGATTTGGGGGATCCCATGGAGGTCGTGGAGAAAGCAGATATAA